CGGTCTACAGCTGGGGACGTCACCGGCGCACGGGATTCCGTTGGTGGCGTGATCGGCTGAAGCGTCAGTGGGCGCTGGTGGATCAACTGCGCCTGGACCATTTTCGTGCCCTGGCGTCCTACTGGTCCGTTCCCGGTCGCGATGACACCGCCATGCAGGGGCGATGGCGCCGTTCACCAGGTGCAGAGCTGCTCGCGCTGCTCAGACGTGATGCGGGGGGGCGGTTGCCACTGGTGGCTGAAGATCTGGGTGTGATCACGCCGGATGTGGAGCGGTTGCGGGATCGCTTTCACCTTCCAGGGATGAAGGTGCTGCAGTTTGCTTTTGATGGAAATTCCAATAATCCCTATTTTCCCGCCAACATTCAGGGGTCTCAGTGGGTCGTCTACCCGGGAACCCATGACAACCCCACCAGCCTGGGTTGGTGGCAGCAGCTGGATGAGGGGTCCCGACAGCGCTTTGCCGCTTGTCTGGATGCTCCAGTCGAAGCGCCTGGATGGCAATTGCTGGAGCTCGGCATGGCCTCCACCGCGCAGCTTGTGATTGCTCCGCTGCAGGACTTATTGCATCTGGATGATGCGGCCCGTTTCAACACGCCGGGCACGGTCGGTGGCAACTGGGACTGGCGGCTGGTGTCGTTGGATGAAGCCGTTGATGGTGCGCTTTTGGGCTATGGGTTGCGTGCCGAGGTTTGGTCGAGGCGATAGATCCCGGCGGCATCCTCTGTGGGCGGCTGGGGTCGTCCGTTCCATTGCACTGTGCCCTCAACGGGTGCCGGTTCCACCCTTAACTCCAGCGGCGGAAGCAGTTGCAATTTCAGTTCACCGGTCACACCGCGCAAGGTGCTGGCATCGCCACTCGCACTGCTGAGAGTGATGGTGCTGGGTTTCAGCAGGCTCAGTTCCAGCAAGCCCGGTGCCGGCAGGGATGCATCCTGCTTTTCCGGCTTCTGCAGGTTGAGGGCCACCGGGGTGAAGGATTTGGTGTTGTTGATCGCCAGTTGGCGCTGCTGCTGGTTCAACGCCAGCAGTGAGACCGTGATCACAACGCCGTACACCACGCTGCCCTGCCAGGTGGTGAAGATGTCGATGCTGCCCAGCGTGAAGCGAGTGCGCCGTTGATCTTGAGGCAGTTGTTGCTGAAAGCCGTGTTCGGGCAGCGCACCGCTCAGACTTTCCGGCTCAAGATCGAGGTATTGCTCCAACCGGTGAAGCATGGCCACCAGGTAGGCCGGCTCCGGGAGTCGATCAGACCAGCCCCGCTCCAAGGCTTCCAGCACCGGTGTGGTGATGCGCACTTCACGGGATAAATCCCGCAGGCTCAAGCCACGCTGTTCACGATGCTCTCGCAAGCGCAGCCCTGCTTCGAACAGAGGGTCAGCCGCGGGGGAGAGGTCCACGCCCGCTGACTCCTGCTTGCGCCGCCTCCACCCCATCCAGGGGAATGAACGTTGAATCAGAGCCATAGCTGCTTGGCGCCTCGCCTCATGCATTGCGGATCAGGCTGCGCCATTCTTGCTCGGGGATCTCTCTCCAGCACCCCTCTGGTAAAGATCCCAGCGAAAGGCGACCGATCGCGATCCTCTTCAGATCGATCACCGGATGTCCCAGCTTCGCTGCAGTTCTGCGGATCTGTCGGTTCCGTCCTTCTCTGAGCGTCACCTCCAGCTTGCTGTGACCACGCCGGCTGGAGATCAGGTGCACCGAGGCCGGCAGCGTGCGCGATCCATCAAGTTCGATGCCCTCTCGCCAGCGTTGCAAGCTTTCCTGGCTCGGTGTGCCTGCAACCGTCACCCGATACGTCTTCTGATGCTCGTAGCGGGGATGCGTGAGTTTCAGGGTGAGGTCGCCATGGTTGCTCAGCAGCAGTGCCCCTCGGCTGTCCGCATCTAGACGGCCCACCGGGTGCAGTCCCTGCCTCAACGCTGTCGGGATCAGTTCCAGAACGGTTGGCCGCCCCTGGGGGTCATGGCAACTGCTGATCACCCCCATCGGCTTGTGCAGCAACAGCACGCGTGACGCGGTTCCCCTCGGAAGGGGCTTGCCATCAACCGTGATCTGGTCGCAGGCGGGGTCAGCCTGATCTCCAGGTGATGCCACTTGGCCGTTCACGGCAACACGCCCCTGCAGCATCCACTCCTCCGCCCGACGTCGCGAGCAGAGTCCTGCGGAGGCGATCAGTTTCTGCAGTCGCTGTTGCATCAAGCTTCGGTTTTGCCTCAGTGCATACCGCGGGGAAGCAGCATTTCGATGGAGGTTCCACCATCCGGGTGATTTCTGGCTTGCACCCTGCCGCCGTGATTCACGGCGATTTGCTGCACGATCGAGAGACCCAGACCACTGCCGCTGCGATTGGAGCGGGCGCGGGACGGGTCGCCGCGATAGAAGCGCTGGAACATGTTGCTGAGGTCACGCTCGCTCAAGCCGGGGCCGTGATCTCGAACGGAGAGCAACCACCACCCGCCACTGGGGAGAATCTCCACCTCAACACAGTTCCCATCGGGTGAGTAACGCAGGGCGTTGTCGAGGAGGTTGAGGACGGCGCGATGCAACCGGCTCTGTTCTCCCAGCAGCGGTCCCGGCTCCTCGGTGTTGCAAATGAGCGAGACCTGGCGTTGATCCGCGAGGGGGCGAATGCTGTTCCAGGCCGCCTCCACCAGCTGATCCAGACAGACCGGTGAGTAGCTCCCCTGTTCATGCGGAAGCACGTTCTCCAGCCGGGACAACTCCAGCAGATCCTCCACCATCAGTTGCAGGCGTTTCAGTTCCCGTTGCAGCCGCTCCACTAGCACCGCGTCCTGATCGGACACGGATCCCTCAAGGCGGTCGCTGACCAGCATCAGAGCTGTGAGAGGCGTCTTCAATTCATGGGCGACATCGCTCACCCAGCGCTCCTGCTGTTGTTGCTGTGCTTCCAGGGACTGGCGACTCTGCAGGAGCACCAGCAGCCATTCATCTGAGCCCGGCAGAACAATCGCTTCGAGAGGAGCGCCTTGTTGATCCCATTCGCAGCGTTGCGGTCGCTGCTGATGGCGCACGCTGACGATCGCCTCTTCAAGCTGAGGGACGGACAACACATCGTCGAGGGGTTGGCCGCGCACCAGAAGATTGCTGGAGAAACGCAGCAGGCGTTCGGCCCTGGAATTGATGTAGCCAATGGTCAGATCCGGCGTGAGGATCAGCCATCCCTGGGTGGCGGCGTCGATCCAGGCCAGCAGCTGGGCTGTACTCAGTGAATAGCCTGAGATCACCGGTGGGGTTTGGCCGGCTTTCGATCGTTTTCGCTCTTGGCCTGGCCAGCGATCACGCAGCGCCCAGCTGCTCAAAACACCGATCGTGATGCCAACAAGAAGCGATGCGCCTGAGCTCACGGTGATCAGCCGAACCGGTAGCCGAAACCACGCACGGTTCGGATGTGGTGGGGTGCCGATGGTGTGGCTTCAATCTTTTCCCTCAGCCATCGGATGTGCACATCCACCGTTTTGGTGTCACCCACGTAGTCGATGCCCCAGATGCGCTCCAGCAGCTGGTCGCGACTCCAGACCCTCTTGGGGTTGCGCATCAGCAATTCCAAAATGCGGAATTCCTTGGGCGACAGATTCAAATCCTGGCCGTCCCGTGTGATTCGGCATTCCCTGCTGTAGAGGCAGAGATTGTCGTGTTCGATGGTTTCCTGCTCTTCCTCGGGGCTGGGTTGGTTCTGCTGTGATCGGCGCAGCAGGGCTCGGCAGCGGGCAACCAACTCTCGCAGCCCAAACGGTTTCACAAGGTAGTCATCCGCTCCAACCTCGAGTCCGAGCACGCGATCGGTTTCGCTGTCCCGGGCACTCACCACCAGGATCGGCGTGGTAATTCCGCGTTTGCGCAATTCTCTGCAAAGGTCGAGCCCGCCCATGCCCGGCAGCATCAGGTCGAGCACCAGGGCATCAATGCCTTCTTCGGCTGTTGTGGTGAGTTGCGTCAGAGCATCGCTGCCGTTCTGACAGGTGGTGACATCAAATCCCTCGGCTTTGAGGGCTTCCTGCATGGTTTCTCTGATCGAGTCATCGTCTTCAACGACCAGAAGACGCGCAGTGCTGACGGCACTGGCGG
This region of Synechococcus sp. NOUM97013 genomic DNA includes:
- a CDS encoding pseudouridine synthase, whose product is MMQQRLQKLIASAGLCSRRRAEEWMLQGRVAVNGQVASPGDQADPACDQITVDGKPLPRGTASRVLLLHKPMGVISSCHDPQGRPTVLELIPTALRQGLHPVGRLDADSRGALLLSNHGDLTLKLTHPRYEHQKTYRVTVAGTPSQESLQRWREGIELDGSRTLPASVHLISSRRGHSKLEVTLREGRNRQIRRTAAKLGHPVIDLKRIAIGRLSLGSLPEGCWREIPEQEWRSLIRNA
- a CDS encoding response regulator transcription factor; the encoded protein is MLVTVASASAVSTARLLVVEDDDSIRETMQEALKAEGFDVTTCQNGSDALTQLTTTAEEGIDALVLDLMLPGMGGLDLCRELRKRGITTPILVVSARDSETDRVLGLEVGADDYLVKPFGLRELVARCRALLRRSQQNQPSPEEEQETIEHDNLCLYSRECRITRDGQDLNLSPKEFRILELLMRNPKRVWSRDQLLERIWGIDYVGDTKTVDVHIRWLREKIEATPSAPHHIRTVRGFGYRFG
- a CDS encoding RodZ family helix-turn-helix domain-containing protein, with translation MALIQRSFPWMGWRRRKQESAGVDLSPAADPLFEAGLRLREHREQRGLSLRDLSREVRITTPVLEALERGWSDRLPEPAYLVAMLHRLEQYLDLEPESLSGALPEHGFQQQLPQDQRRTRFTLGSIDIFTTWQGSVVYGVVITVSLLALNQQQRQLAINNTKSFTPVALNLQKPEKQDASLPAPGLLELSLLKPSTITLSSASGDASTLRGVTGELKLQLLPPLELRVEPAPVEGTVQWNGRPQPPTEDAAGIYRLDQTSARNP
- a CDS encoding sensor histidine kinase encodes the protein MTVSSGASLLVGITIGVLSSWALRDRWPGQERKRSKAGQTPPVISGYSLSTAQLLAWIDAATQGWLILTPDLTIGYINSRAERLLRFSSNLLVRGQPLDDVLSVPQLEEAIVSVRHQQRPQRCEWDQQGAPLEAIVLPGSDEWLLVLLQSRQSLEAQQQQQERWVSDVAHELKTPLTALMLVSDRLEGSVSDQDAVLVERLQRELKRLQLMVEDLLELSRLENVLPHEQGSYSPVCLDQLVEAAWNSIRPLADQRQVSLICNTEEPGPLLGEQSRLHRAVLNLLDNALRYSPDGNCVEVEILPSGGWWLLSVRDHGPGLSERDLSNMFQRFYRGDPSRARSNRSGSGLGLSIVQQIAVNHGGRVQARNHPDGGTSIEMLLPRGMH